The Tardiphaga alba genome includes a window with the following:
- a CDS encoding LON peptidase substrate-binding domain-containing protein, translating to MPINADYRGPAELPEVIPVFPLPGALLLPRGQMPLNIFEQRYLAMVDDAFRDGHRLIGMIQPDAVHSDDEEHPSLFKVGCVGRITQLAESGDGRYILELTGVSRFEVIEELSVLTQYRQCKVDYFPFVDDFTARKGEEDVDRDALVKALGDFLKVNNLKVDWDGIHKAPNEALVNALAMMSPYGPPEKQAMLEAPDLKTRAEILIAITEMDLAKKRTSGDPPLQ from the coding sequence ATGCCCATCAATGCCGACTATCGCGGCCCGGCTGAATTGCCGGAAGTGATTCCGGTGTTCCCGCTGCCGGGCGCGCTGCTGCTGCCGCGCGGCCAGATGCCGCTCAACATCTTCGAGCAGCGCTACCTCGCGATGGTGGATGACGCGTTCCGCGACGGCCACCGCCTGATCGGCATGATCCAGCCGGATGCCGTGCATTCGGACGATGAAGAGCACCCATCGCTGTTCAAAGTCGGCTGTGTCGGCCGCATCACCCAGCTCGCCGAATCCGGCGACGGCCGCTACATTCTCGAACTCACCGGCGTCTCCCGCTTCGAGGTGATCGAGGAACTGTCGGTGCTGACGCAATATCGCCAGTGCAAGGTTGACTACTTCCCGTTCGTCGATGATTTCACCGCCCGCAAAGGCGAAGAGGACGTCGATCGCGACGCGCTGGTGAAGGCGCTCGGCGACTTTCTCAAGGTCAATAATCTCAAGGTCGATTGGGACGGGATCCATAAAGCGCCGAACGAGGCGTTGGTGAATGCGCTGGCGATGATGTCGCCCTATGGCCCGCCAGAGAAACAGGCGATGCTGGAAGCGCCGGACCTGAAGACCCGAGCCGAGATCCTGATCGCCATCACGGAGATGGATCTCGCCAAGAAACGCACCAGCGGCGATCCACCGCTGCAGTAA
- a CDS encoding ammonium transporter translates to MTFKRPSGAGLAALAAGLFAATAAYAEPTINKGDNAWVMTSTVLVLLMTIPGLALFYGGLVRSKNMLSVLMQILYTVCIVMIIWAVYGYSITFTGGSAFIGGFSKAFMAGITPESMAGTFSADVAVQEMVYFCFQMTFAAITPSLIVGAFAERTKFAAVALFVPLWVTLIYFPMAHMVWYWAGPDAIVAAAKAVAAAAPDAKAAAQAKLDEVMADGGQIFLWGALDFAGGTVVHINAGIAGLVGCLIIGKRTGYGKELMAPHSLTMTMIGASLLWVGWFGFNVGSNLEASGGAGLAMVNTFLATAAAAMAWMFAEWLTKGHPSLLGAASGAVAGLVAVTPAAGFSGPMGALVLGFVAGFVCLFFCTTVKNALGYDDSLDVFGVHCVGGILGALGTGILVNPALGGTGVMDYVAGKVGDYDLVTQMLAQSKGVLLTIVLSGVGSAILFKVVDVIVGLRVTVEVEREGLDVTEHTERAYNM, encoded by the coding sequence ATGACGTTCAAGCGTCCATCTGGCGCGGGATTGGCGGCACTTGCCGCCGGCCTGTTTGCCGCAACCGCGGCCTACGCCGAGCCGACCATCAACAAGGGCGACAATGCCTGGGTCATGACCTCGACGGTCCTCGTGCTGTTGATGACCATCCCCGGCCTGGCCCTGTTCTATGGCGGCCTCGTCCGCTCCAAGAACATGCTCTCGGTGCTGATGCAGATCCTCTACACCGTCTGTATCGTCATGATCATCTGGGCCGTTTACGGCTACAGCATCACCTTCACCGGTGGCTCCGCTTTCATCGGCGGCTTCTCCAAGGCCTTCATGGCCGGCATCACGCCGGAATCCATGGCCGGCACCTTCTCGGCTGACGTCGCCGTGCAGGAAATGGTCTATTTCTGCTTCCAGATGACCTTCGCAGCGATCACCCCGTCGCTGATCGTCGGCGCCTTCGCAGAACGCACCAAATTCGCAGCCGTTGCGCTGTTCGTGCCGCTCTGGGTCACGCTGATCTACTTCCCGATGGCCCACATGGTCTGGTACTGGGCCGGTCCGGACGCGATCGTTGCAGCTGCCAAGGCTGTTGCGGCTGCAGCTCCCGATGCGAAGGCTGCGGCGCAGGCCAAGCTTGATGAAGTGATGGCCGACGGCGGCCAGATCTTCCTGTGGGGCGCGCTCGACTTCGCCGGCGGCACCGTGGTGCACATCAATGCCGGTATCGCAGGTCTCGTCGGCTGCCTGATCATCGGCAAGCGCACCGGCTACGGCAAGGAGCTGATGGCTCCGCACTCGCTGACCATGACCATGATCGGCGCCTCGCTGCTCTGGGTTGGCTGGTTCGGCTTCAATGTCGGTTCGAACCTCGAAGCATCGGGCGGCGCAGGCCTCGCGATGGTCAACACCTTCCTCGCCACTGCTGCTGCTGCGATGGCCTGGATGTTCGCGGAATGGCTGACCAAGGGTCATCCGTCGCTGCTGGGTGCTGCTTCGGGCGCGGTTGCCGGCCTTGTTGCCGTCACCCCGGCCGCCGGCTTCTCCGGCCCGATGGGCGCCCTGGTGCTCGGCTTCGTCGCCGGCTTCGTCTGCCTGTTCTTCTGCACCACTGTGAAGAATGCGCTCGGCTATGACGACTCCCTCGATGTGTTCGGCGTCCACTGCGTTGGCGGCATCCTCGGCGCGCTCGGCACCGGCATTCTGGTCAACCCCGCCCTCGGCGGCACCGGCGTGATGGACTACGTCGCCGGCAAGGTCGGCGATTACGATCTCGTCACCCAGATGCTGGCACAGAGCAAGGGCGTGCTCCTGACCATCGTGCTCTCGGGCGTCGGTTCGGCGATCCTGTTCAAGGTCGTCGATGTGATCGTCGGCCTGCGCGTCACGGTCGAAGTCGAGCGCGAAGGCCTCGACGTCACCGAGCACACCGAACGCGCCTACAACATGTAA
- a CDS encoding polysulfide reductase NrfD family protein: MVVDVVGALLLPLFTLLAVTFGLAWWLGLRRLQRATGILLVLSAASILVYTGAEVMTLRARVLWHTYMLPVNLALTALLGTVGGIILISRLLPPAFAPMPRRPVITLGLAAATTLACAVLSWALLGQLGADASFPFAASLFASYPAWANGLVASLVTWAVIAAMLNLWRVRHRGAVFQIVLAIAMLASAWMFRWIVFMSVQSVPKYGAGLYLYSMPLGSDGLLGIVGVFGLCAALIAILTFALSLYPQSPFRLLGRMQAAN; encoded by the coding sequence GTGGTCGTGGATGTCGTGGGGGCATTGCTGCTTCCGCTGTTCACGCTGCTCGCGGTCACATTCGGCTTGGCGTGGTGGCTCGGCCTGCGGCGGCTGCAGCGCGCGACGGGCATTCTGCTGGTGCTCTCCGCCGCTTCGATCCTCGTCTATACCGGCGCGGAAGTCATGACCCTGCGCGCGCGGGTTCTCTGGCACACTTACATGCTGCCGGTGAACCTCGCTTTGACCGCTCTGCTTGGCACGGTCGGCGGGATCATTCTAATCTCGCGTCTGTTGCCGCCGGCCTTTGCGCCGATGCCGCGCCGGCCGGTGATCACGCTTGGTTTGGCTGCGGCCACAACACTCGCATGTGCGGTGTTGAGCTGGGCGCTTTTGGGGCAACTCGGCGCCGATGCCTCCTTCCCCTTCGCCGCATCGCTGTTTGCCAGCTATCCGGCCTGGGCCAACGGTCTTGTGGCGTCGCTTGTGACCTGGGCGGTGATCGCCGCCATGCTGAATCTCTGGCGTGTGCGCCATCGCGGCGCGGTGTTCCAGATCGTGCTGGCAATTGCCATGCTCGCCTCGGCCTGGATGTTCCGCTGGATCGTTTTCATGAGCGTCCAGAGCGTGCCGAAATATGGCGCAGGCCTGTATCTCTACAGCATGCCGCTCGGAAGCGATGGTCTGTTGGGAATCGTGGGCGTGTTTGGTCTTTGCGCCGCGTTGATCGCGATCCTGACCTTCGCCCTGTCCCTTTATCCGCAAAGTCCTTTCCGGCTTCTCGGCCGGATGCAAGCCGCCAATTGA
- a CDS encoding Trm112 family protein codes for MNTPTEQRQDGTDPKLLEILVCPVTKGQLEFDDARQELISRSAKLAYPIRDGIPIMLPEEARKID; via the coding sequence ATGAATACCCCGACAGAACAACGCCAGGACGGCACCGATCCGAAGCTCTTGGAAATCCTGGTGTGCCCGGTGACCAAGGGCCAGCTGGAATTCGATGATGCACGCCAGGAGCTGATTTCCCGCTCGGCGAAGCTCGCCTATCCGATCCGCGACGGCATTCCGATCATGCTGCCGGAAGAAGCGAGGAAGATCGATTAG
- a CDS encoding P-II family nitrogen regulator: MKLVVAIIKPFKLDEVRQALTAIGVHGMTVTEVKGYGRQKGHTEMYRGAEYIVNFLPKLRLEIAVDSDLAEKTVEVISSSARTGQIGDGKIFVTPIDRALRIRTGETDSDAL, translated from the coding sequence ATGAAGCTCGTGGTCGCGATCATCAAACCGTTCAAGCTCGACGAGGTGCGTCAGGCCCTGACCGCCATCGGCGTGCACGGCATGACCGTGACCGAAGTGAAGGGCTATGGCCGGCAGAAGGGCCATACCGAGATGTATCGCGGTGCCGAGTATATCGTGAACTTCCTGCCCAAGCTGCGCCTCGAAATCGCGGTGGATTCCGATCTCGCTGAGAAGACCGTCGAGGTCATTTCGTCCAGCGCCCGCACGGGCCAGATCGGTGACGGAAAAATCTTCGTCACTCCCATCGACCGAGCATTGCGTATCCGCACCGGCGAAACGGATAGCGATGCCCTGTAG
- a CDS encoding type II toxin-antitoxin system VapC family toxin yields MTLVDSNILLDVITIGQRWAAWSEHQLERAALNGPLMINDVIYAEVSARYGTFETLDALLEENGILLTPMPRAALFLAGKTFIRYRRAGGLRTGVLPDFFIGAHAAVERIPLLTRDTHRYRTYFPTVILIAPDKNEA; encoded by the coding sequence ATGACACTGGTCGATTCCAACATCTTGCTCGACGTCATCACGATTGGGCAACGTTGGGCGGCCTGGTCGGAACATCAGCTCGAACGGGCCGCGCTCAATGGTCCGTTGATGATCAACGATGTCATCTATGCTGAGGTCTCAGCGCGTTACGGTACCTTCGAGACTCTCGATGCGCTGTTGGAAGAAAACGGAATCCTTCTGACGCCGATGCCGCGTGCAGCCCTGTTTCTCGCGGGCAAAACGTTCATTCGCTACCGGCGTGCCGGAGGTCTCCGCACCGGCGTTCTTCCAGACTTCTTCATCGGTGCTCACGCAGCCGTCGAACGCATCCCCCTACTGACACGTGACACTCATCGCTATCGCACTTATTTCCCGACCGTCATCCTGATCGCGCCTGACAAGAACGAAGCCTGA
- a CDS encoding helix-turn-helix transcriptional regulator yields the protein MNNRLKELRLARQWSQGQLAETLSVSRQTVNAIENGRYDPSLPLAFAIAAAFALKIEDIFQP from the coding sequence ATGAACAATCGGCTGAAGGAATTGCGTCTCGCGCGCCAATGGAGCCAGGGGCAGCTTGCCGAGACCTTATCGGTCTCGCGCCAGACCGTGAACGCAATCGAGAACGGCCGCTACGATCCTAGCCTGCCATTGGCCTTTGCGATTGCCGCTGCCTTCGCATTGAAGATCGAGGACATCTTCCAGCCATAG
- a CDS encoding ubiquinone biosynthesis hydroxylase → MTAQKGQKGIVIGGGAFAGLALALALRQGLGPNVPVIVADPALAMRPSRDPRASAIVAACRRMFDAIGVWDAVAAEAQPILDMVVTDSKVDDATRPTFLTFAGEVEPGEPFAHMVENRRLIDELVQRTEAAGIDLRATPVTTFNSRPDGVSVTLGDGSVIEAALLVAADGARSKLRERAGIATHGWDYDQSGIVVTVGHERDHQGRAEEHFLPAGPFAILPLRGNRSSLVWTEKRKDAERIVALPEDEFHAELERRFGLHLGEIKALDKPRAFPLGYFVARSFIGERLALIGDAAHVIHPIAGQGLNMGLKDVAALAESIVDAARLGMDFGQADVLERYQRWRRFDTMSMGVATNVLNFMFSNDLPFVRSIRDIGLGIVDRLPPLKGAFIKQAAGLSGEVPRLLKGEAI, encoded by the coding sequence ATGACGGCACAAAAGGGCCAAAAGGGCATCGTCATCGGCGGCGGCGCATTCGCTGGGCTGGCGCTGGCTTTGGCGCTGCGTCAGGGGCTCGGGCCGAATGTGCCGGTGATCGTTGCCGATCCCGCGCTGGCGATGCGGCCGAGCCGCGACCCGCGCGCATCCGCCATCGTCGCCGCCTGCCGGCGCATGTTCGATGCTATCGGCGTCTGGGACGCGGTGGCCGCCGAAGCGCAGCCGATCCTCGACATGGTGGTGACGGATTCCAAGGTTGATGACGCGACCCGGCCGACCTTTTTGACCTTTGCGGGTGAAGTCGAGCCCGGCGAACCCTTCGCCCATATGGTCGAAAATCGCCGGCTGATCGACGAGCTGGTCCAGCGCACCGAAGCCGCGGGCATTGATCTGCGCGCAACGCCAGTGACGACGTTCAACTCACGCCCCGATGGCGTCAGCGTCACGCTTGGCGATGGCAGCGTGATCGAGGCGGCTCTACTGGTGGCGGCAGATGGTGCGCGTTCGAAACTGCGCGAGCGGGCAGGGATCGCGACCCATGGCTGGGATTACGATCAGTCCGGCATCGTCGTCACCGTCGGCCATGAGCGCGATCATCAAGGCCGCGCGGAAGAACATTTTTTGCCAGCCGGTCCGTTCGCGATCCTGCCGCTCAGGGGCAACCGCTCGTCGCTGGTATGGACGGAAAAGCGGAAAGATGCCGAGCGCATCGTCGCGTTGCCGGAGGATGAATTCCATGCGGAGCTGGAGCGTCGCTTCGGCCTGCATCTCGGTGAGATCAAAGCCCTCGACAAGCCGCGTGCATTCCCGCTCGGCTATTTTGTCGCGCGTTCGTTTATCGGCGAACGTCTCGCATTGATCGGCGATGCCGCTCATGTGATCCATCCGATCGCGGGACAGGGGCTCAATATGGGCCTGAAGGATGTGGCCGCGCTCGCGGAGAGCATCGTCGATGCGGCAAGGCTCGGGATGGATTTCGGCCAGGCCGATGTGTTGGAGCGCTATCAGCGCTGGCGCCGGTTCGACACCATGAGCATGGGTGTCGCGACCAATGTGCTGAACTTCATGTTCTCGAACGATCTGCCCTTCGTGCGCAGCATCCGCGACATCGGCCTCGGCATCGTCGATCGCCTGCCACCGCTAAAGGGCGCCTTCATCAAGCAGGCCGCGGGATTGTCCGGGGAAGTGCCGCGGTTGTTGAAGGGCGAGGCGATTTAA
- the trxA gene encoding thioredoxin — protein MTIIEQGGEPMPQAGSALIKDTTTRTFMQDVIEESKHKPVLIDFWAPWCGPCRQLTPIIEKAVTAAKGRVKLVKMNIDENPEIPGQMGIQSIPAVIAFVDGRPADGFMGAVPESQINDFINKLTAGRPGAEPTIAELLEEAEGILAEGDPATAASIYGEIIATDATNIAAIAGLASCYVATGAIEQAKQTLELVPAAKREDAAVTAVQAKIDLIEQASALGPVTELEAKVAADPLDHQARFDLAVALNGANQREQAVTHLLEIVKRDRKWNDDGARKQLLQFFEAWGPVDEATVDGRRRLSTILFA, from the coding sequence GTGACCATTATCGAACAGGGCGGCGAACCGATGCCGCAGGCAGGGTCCGCCCTCATCAAGGACACCACCACCCGCACCTTCATGCAGGACGTGATCGAGGAATCGAAGCACAAGCCGGTGCTGATCGACTTCTGGGCGCCCTGGTGCGGTCCGTGCCGCCAGCTGACCCCGATCATCGAGAAGGCCGTGACCGCCGCCAAGGGCCGGGTCAAGCTGGTGAAGATGAATATCGACGAGAATCCGGAGATTCCGGGCCAGATGGGCATCCAGTCGATCCCGGCCGTGATCGCCTTCGTCGATGGTCGCCCCGCCGACGGCTTCATGGGCGCGGTGCCCGAGAGCCAGATCAACGACTTCATCAACAAGCTCACCGCCGGCCGGCCCGGCGCCGAGCCAACCATTGCCGAACTGCTTGAAGAAGCTGAGGGCATTCTAGCCGAAGGTGATCCGGCCACCGCCGCGTCGATCTATGGTGAGATCATCGCCACCGACGCCACCAACATTGCCGCCATCGCCGGCCTCGCCAGCTGCTATGTCGCGACCGGTGCCATCGAACAGGCCAAGCAGACCCTGGAACTGGTTCCTGCCGCCAAGCGCGAGGATGCTGCCGTCACGGCCGTGCAGGCCAAGATCGATTTGATCGAGCAGGCCAGCGCGCTCGGCCCGGTGACGGAACTCGAAGCGAAAGTCGCCGCCGATCCGCTCGACCACCAGGCCCGCTTCGATCTCGCGGTCGCGCTCAACGGTGCCAACCAGCGCGAACAGGCCGTGACCCATCTGCTCGAAATCGTGAAGCGCGACCGCAAATGGAATGACGACGGCGCCCGCAAGCAGCTGCTGCAGTTCTTCGAGGCCTGGGGGCCGGTGGATGAAGCAACGGTTGACGGCCGCCGCCGTTTGTCCACGATCCTGTTCGCTTAG
- a CDS encoding AbrB/MazE/SpoVT family DNA-binding domain-containing protein, whose product MTKTLTSKGQVTIPKAVRDHLGIAPGSEVNFRLGDNGDVVIERADGEKPTGRFASLRGSAGPGMSTDELMALLRGEPE is encoded by the coding sequence ATGACGAAAACGCTCACTAGCAAGGGGCAGGTGACCATCCCGAAAGCGGTGCGAGACCATCTCGGCATCGCGCCGGGAAGCGAGGTGAATTTCAGGCTCGGTGATAACGGGGACGTGGTGATCGAAAGGGCCGATGGTGAAAAGCCAACGGGTCGTTTCGCGAGCCTGCGTGGTAGCGCTGGCCCGGGCATGAGCACAGATGAACTGATGGCTTTGCTACGGGGTGAGCCGGAATGA
- a CDS encoding P-II family nitrogen regulator, which produces MKIVMAIIKPFKLEEVRDALTAIGVHGLTVTEVKGYGRQKGHTEIYRGAEYAVSFLPKIKIEVAVASDQVDKTIDAISSAAKTGQIGDGKIFVISLEHAVRIRTGEADAAAL; this is translated from the coding sequence ATGAAAATTGTTATGGCGATCATCAAGCCATTCAAGCTTGAGGAAGTCCGTGATGCCCTGACCGCCATTGGCGTTCACGGTTTGACGGTGACGGAAGTCAAAGGCTACGGCCGCCAAAAGGGCCACACCGAAATCTATCGCGGCGCCGAATACGCCGTGAGCTTCCTGCCGAAGATCAAGATCGAAGTCGCTGTCGCCTCCGACCAGGTGGACAAGACCATCGACGCGATCTCGTCGGCCGCCAAGACCGGCCAGATCGGTGACGGCAAGATCTTCGTCATCAGCCTCGAACACGCCGTTCGTATCCGCACCGGCGAGGCCGATGCCGCGGCGCTCTAA
- a CDS encoding YciI family protein, which yields MPYVIETWDKPGSQAIRAEHRPAHLAFLAEHAKKLLACGAKLHDDGTDLGGGIYVLDTEDRAEADAFIAADPFTKAGLFERVSIVRQRRAYVGGVCHL from the coding sequence ATGCCTTACGTGATCGAGACTTGGGACAAGCCGGGCAGCCAGGCCATCCGCGCCGAGCATCGGCCGGCACATCTGGCGTTTCTCGCCGAACACGCGAAGAAACTCCTCGCCTGCGGCGCCAAGCTCCATGACGACGGCACCGATCTCGGCGGCGGCATCTATGTGCTCGACACCGAGGACCGTGCCGAGGCCGACGCCTTCATCGCCGCCGATCCCTTCACCAAAGCCGGACTGTTCGAGCGCGTGAGCATTGTCCGGCAGCGCCGGGCCTATGTGGGCGGCGTCTGCCATTTGTGA
- the tesB gene encoding acyl-CoA thioesterase II gives MSKSLIDLIDILDLETIEVNMFRGRSPKTRWQRVFGGQVIGQALVASVRTVEGRMPHSLHCYFILPGDPQIPIIYEVERLRDGKSYSTRRVTAIQHGQAIFSMMVSFHAEEEDSFNHFDPMPDVPPPDRLSAEELAKDPIIEKMPDYIRRYYESDRPIELRPVEFKRYAGEKIPDGRINFWIRTAAKLPDDPALHMCALAYASDFSLLDSIMSRYGRTLFDGQAMAASLDHAMWFHRPFRADEWLLYSQDSPSAQNGRGLARGMIFKPDGTLVASVAQEGSVRERREKPKS, from the coding sequence ATGTCCAAGAGCCTGATCGATCTGATCGACATCCTCGATCTCGAGACCATCGAGGTGAACATGTTCCGCGGCCGCAGCCCAAAGACGCGCTGGCAGCGCGTGTTCGGTGGCCAGGTGATCGGCCAGGCGCTGGTGGCCTCGGTGCGCACGGTGGAAGGCCGCATGCCGCACTCGCTGCATTGCTATTTCATCCTGCCCGGTGATCCGCAGATTCCGATCATCTACGAGGTCGAGCGCCTGCGCGACGGCAAGAGCTATTCGACCCGCCGCGTCACCGCGATCCAGCATGGCCAGGCGATCTTCTCGATGATGGTCTCGTTCCACGCCGAGGAAGAGGACTCGTTCAACCACTTCGATCCGATGCCCGACGTGCCGCCACCGGATCGCCTGTCCGCTGAAGAACTGGCGAAGGATCCGATCATCGAGAAGATGCCGGATTACATCCGCCGCTATTACGAGAGCGATCGTCCGATCGAGCTGCGGCCGGTGGAATTCAAGCGCTATGCCGGCGAGAAGATTCCGGACGGCCGCATCAATTTCTGGATTCGCACCGCAGCCAAGCTTCCGGACGATCCGGCACTGCATATGTGTGCGCTCGCCTATGCGTCGGATTTCTCGCTGCTCGATTCGATCATGTCGCGCTATGGCCGCACGCTGTTCGACGGCCAGGCCATGGCCGCCAGCCTCGATCATGCCATGTGGTTTCACCGCCCGTTCCGCGCCGACGAATGGCTGCTCTACAGCCAGGATTCGCCGAGCGCACAGAACGGCCGCGGTCTCGCCCGCGGCATGATCTTCAAGCCAGACGGCACGCTTGTCGCGTCCGTTGCGCAAGAGGGCTCGGTGCGCGAGCGCCGCGAGAAGCCGAAGAGCTAA
- a CDS encoding aminotransferase class I/II-fold pyridoxal phosphate-dependent enzyme has product MASTTPPHLHGTSRTSAGADGGRSPFARLTELLAPYQPGLPLITLSLGEPQHPVPDFVGPILAKHINDFGRYPIAKGIEPFRKAAATWMEKRFKLPRAVDPETEILVLNGSREGLFFAGIAAARYVGPREGKPAILLPNPFYPAYGAGAQAAGCEAVFLPTTVENGFLPDLNAIDESVLRRTVAIYIASPANPQGAVATPEYFRQLHALSLKHGFIVLSDECYSEIYTREAPGSMLAAAGPDFQNVVAFQSLSKRSNLPGMRVGFVAGDRKFLSAFHELRNVAAPQVPVPLQHVATAAYADESHVEENRRLYGLKFDLADQILGNRYGYKRPAGGFCLWLDVSNCGGDEEATVRLYRDGGVRVVPGSYLARTQPDGSNPGAGYIRIAMVQDSDTTAEALHRLVKILG; this is encoded by the coding sequence ATGGCTTCCACCACTCCTCCGCATCTGCATGGCACATCCCGGACCTCGGCAGGGGCCGATGGCGGGCGGTCGCCATTTGCACGACTGACGGAGCTGCTGGCGCCGTATCAGCCCGGCTTGCCGCTCATCACGCTGTCGCTTGGCGAACCGCAGCATCCGGTACCGGATTTTGTCGGGCCGATTTTGGCGAAACACATCAACGATTTCGGACGCTATCCGATCGCCAAGGGGATCGAGCCGTTCCGCAAGGCGGCTGCGACCTGGATGGAAAAGCGGTTCAAGCTGCCGCGGGCCGTGGATCCGGAGACAGAGATTCTGGTGCTGAACGGCAGCCGCGAGGGGCTGTTCTTCGCCGGCATCGCGGCGGCGCGCTATGTCGGGCCGCGCGAGGGCAAGCCCGCGATCTTGCTGCCCAATCCATTCTACCCCGCCTATGGCGCAGGCGCCCAGGCGGCGGGGTGCGAGGCGGTTTTTCTGCCGACCACGGTTGAAAACGGCTTTCTCCCCGATCTCAATGCGATCGATGAGTCTGTCTTGCGGCGAACCGTGGCGATCTACATCGCCTCGCCTGCGAACCCGCAGGGCGCCGTCGCCACTCCGGAATATTTCAGGCAGCTGCATGCGCTGAGCCTCAAGCACGGCTTCATCGTGCTGTCGGACGAATGCTATTCCGAAATCTATACCCGCGAAGCGCCAGGCAGCATGCTCGCGGCCGCAGGCCCTGATTTCCAGAACGTCGTCGCCTTCCAGTCCCTGTCGAAGCGCTCGAACCTGCCCGGCATGCGCGTCGGCTTCGTCGCGGGCGACAGGAAATTCCTCAGCGCGTTTCACGAGTTGCGCAATGTCGCCGCGCCACAGGTGCCGGTGCCGCTGCAGCACGTGGCGACGGCCGCTTATGCCGACGAGAGCCATGTGGAGGAAAACCGCAGGCTTTACGGTCTCAAATTCGACCTTGCGGATCAGATCCTTGGCAACCGCTACGGTTACAAGCGGCCGGCCGGTGGCTTCTGCTTGTGGCTCGATGTCTCCAATTGTGGAGGCGATGAAGAGGCAACCGTGCGGCTGTACAGAGATGGCGGGGTCCGTGTCGTCCCCGGAAGCTACCTCGCCCGGACGCAGCCGGATGGCAGCAATCCCGGCGCCGGCTATATCCGGATCGCCATGGTTCAAGACAGTGACACCACCGCGGAGGCGTTACATCGCCTCGTGAAGATTCTCGGCTGA
- the dsrO gene encoding sulfate reduction electron transfer complex DsrMKJOP subunit DsrO → MSSKIALDQHQFPKKCRRYSRNVLLWSLAMDAAEERSRCEETHSDARRGLLKALVALGSGALLATAGAAEAAINDQPPRRPGANGKRYAMLVDLRKCIGCQACTVSCSLENMPPIGQFRTVVHQYEMPNASGNPDMLMLPRLCNHCDEPPCIPVCPVQATFQRDDGVVLIDNERCVGCGYCVQACPYDARFINHETQTADKCTFCEHRLEAGLLPACVETCVGGARVIGDILDPASEISVRMARHRDEIKVLKPSMSTNPHVFYIGLPDEFVDHVDGQAAVRLSEGH, encoded by the coding sequence GTGTCCTCCAAAATAGCTCTTGATCAGCATCAATTTCCTAAGAAATGCCGTCGCTACAGTAGAAACGTTCTACTTTGGAGCTTGGCGATGGATGCTGCAGAAGAACGATCTCGATGCGAAGAAACGCATTCCGACGCGCGCCGCGGCCTTCTCAAGGCTTTGGTGGCCCTAGGCTCTGGCGCGCTGTTGGCCACGGCCGGCGCCGCGGAAGCCGCCATCAACGACCAGCCGCCCCGACGCCCCGGCGCCAATGGCAAGCGTTATGCGATGCTGGTGGATCTCCGAAAATGCATCGGTTGCCAGGCCTGCACGGTCAGCTGCTCGCTGGAGAACATGCCGCCGATCGGCCAGTTCCGTACTGTCGTGCATCAGTACGAAATGCCGAACGCGTCCGGGAATCCGGACATGCTGATGTTGCCGCGGCTGTGCAATCATTGCGACGAGCCACCCTGTATTCCGGTCTGTCCGGTTCAAGCGACGTTCCAGCGCGACGACGGCGTGGTTCTTATCGACAACGAGCGCTGTGTCGGCTGTGGCTATTGCGTCCAGGCCTGTCCCTACGACGCGCGGTTCATCAATCACGAGACGCAGACGGCTGATAAGTGCACGTTCTGTGAACATCGTCTCGAAGCCGGCTTGCTGCCGGCTTGCGTGGAGACCTGCGTCGGCGGTGCGCGTGTCATCGGCGACATCCTCGATCCCGCGAGTGAGATCTCGGTACGAATGGCCAGGCACAGAGATGAGATCAAGGTACTCAAGCCGTCCATGAGCACCAATCCGCATGTCTTCTACATCGGGCTTCCCGATGAATTTGTCGATCATGTCGACGGTCAGGCTGCTGTCCGATTGAGCGAAGGACATTGA